The DNA region GACCAGATGAGGACCAGATCAGGACCAGCCCAGAACTAGATCAGGACCAGACCCAGATCAGGACCAGACCCAGATCAGGACCAGACCCAGATCAGGACCAGCCCAGACCCAGTCTCACAGCAGGACCCTGAGCCAATGAAGGTCCACATGAGGCCAGATCCAGGTCCCGGTCTGCCTCAGGGGACAGGTAACCTCCAGGTGTGCAGCCGGTCTCACCTGAAGGGGGGCGGGGGGAGCGGGTCTGGTTTCAGGGTGCGGTGCAGTCCAGGCTTCAGTCCTGCAGCATCAGCAGGCCTGGAGACGACGGTccggctcggctcggctcggctcggctcggccCGGCCCGGCTCCTCCAGGCTCCTCCAGGCTCCTCCAGGCTCCGGGGCTCCGGCGGCTCAAGGCCGAGGAACAGCAGCTGAGCTCGGCTTCCGGTCCGTCAGCAGCCGCTCCGCCGCCATCCCGCTGCAACCAGACTGGGCTCGGGTTCGGGTCGGACTCGGACTCGGGTCAGACTCGGGTCGGACTCGGGTCAGACTCGGTTCGGGGTTGCTTCGCTGCTGCTCCTCATCTTCCTTTTTCTCGGCAGAAGGGCCGAGGCtgcaggaaggaggaaggagagcgatgcatgctgggaaacgGAGTTCACCGCCGCCAGGAGGCCGGTTGGACCGAGACTTCAGAGACTTcacttcccagcatgcatctgtGAGGAGAGGGGTCACCACGAAGAGCTAGagtggagacacacacatacacacatacacacacacacacacacatacacacacacacacacacacacacacacacacacacacacacacatacacacacacacacacacatacacacacacacacacacacacacacacacacacacacacacaaacacacacactctcacatacacacacacacactgacacacatacacacacacacacacacacacacacacacacagacacacacacacacacacacacacacacacacacacacacacacacagacacacacacacactgacacacacacacacacacacacacacacacatgtaagcgttctgtgtgtttatacacTGAACGTATTTATGTAAAAGTACTTTACATCATTTAACTCTGACGTCATCAGATCCCTGATGACCTCATATTACGGTCAAAcgttatttgtttatttgtttatttatttatttgtttatttatttgtttatttattttttgttgttgtttttttattgttttttattattatttattgtttgtttatcatttgttgttattttttgttttgtttttaatgtagtttatttgtttgtttatttatttatttatttatttattgttttgttgtttattttttatttttttatgtattttttattttttattatttttttatttgtattttgttttgttttgcttttttattattgttatttttttattattatttattttttattagtattatttatttatgtatttgtttattttattattattttgtttatttatttattatttttttaattttttgtttattttttatgttaaacgTGAGTCTGAATTAATTCACTCGTTTTGTTTATCTGGTCAGTTTATTCAGGTTTGGTTTAAGTTCAGACACCAACACTTTcataaagctgcattcattaatattcatattgaCTCTTTATCATCTTATGAAATGGGGACACGACAGCTGATCGTTCCATAAACATAAACGTGAAATAAAACCAAGTTTAAGTTCTTTATGTTCTATGTCTCTTTGTATCGCTCATGAatctgaaacaggaagtcagctgAGCACGTTCTCCTCTTCACCTGAAGCTCTTCGTTTAATAATCACaccaaaatgtttcattttattgatcttcagttgaagtttgtttttgtttttattgttcagtCACagatcaaattattttattgataaagaatcagatcttttttttctaacatttgattaaaaaatatatttttagttagTCTGATGATCAATAATATCATGATATTCGAAAGTTTTGATTATTGATTCCAGAACTACAGGATCATTGTGACCACAGGGGGGCAGCATGGACCGACACAGACCTCAGTACCTGATGGGGGGGTTCTGAATCAGGGTTCATTCTTTCTTTGGGTTTCTTTCTCTGAAGAGTCTGGTCTTCATCTTCGTcggagcagactgtatctgctgaggagactgaggtcttctGGAGGGCAGGGAGAcctcctgaggaccttctttgactctgtggtggcttCAGACATCTTCTATGGAGGTcggctggagcagcagcatcacgacagccgacaggaagagactgaatgAACTGGTtcagaaggccagcagtgtgctgggtgtccactggttacggtggaggtggtgggagacaggagggtgatggttaaactatatatacagactatactgtctgtatatataatattttcagttactgtgaattctttactgttttttttattgctcatttgcttatttataatacttattttgatcttgtttttttgttttactatgtctcttgtttgcactgtcctctctgctgctgtaatcctgcacatttccccgctgcgggactaataaaggattatcttatcttatcttatcttatcttatcttatcttatcttatcttatcttatcttatcttatcttatctgtctTCGTCTTCGTCTTCGTCTCTGGCTGAACAACATGAAGATCTGAAAACACGTTTACAACACGAGAAACCAAAGTCCAGCTCTGGAGCTCTCAGTCACAGCACATGGTCTTCTTCCTGAAGACTCTTCTTATGGACTTTAGATCTGCTGAAGAAGATCATGTGACTTGATCAAAAGCTCCTGAATAGCTTTTAAATGGACCTTCTTCTCAACTCTTGTTTTTGAGGTCAAGAATAAACTTTCAAtctaaatgatgaaataaatttaattttaataacaTGAAAGCTAACTTTTCCTATaattttgaaatacaaacaatgtttatttttatttattttattgtttgatcATTTAACTCCGTTCTTCTGAAACACGCttcaactaaactaaacatttatcacaaacaaaatgttttcttcctgctttcaaatataaattaattccaCTACGCTGACGTCGCTACTGACAACGACAACAACGACAAcgacaacaacgacaacaaacaacgacaacaacaacaacaacgcagacaggaagtagaaaaTACATTCTGACCACGATTTCTAACTTTTACAGTTaactttttacaaaaatgtcccaaaaacacatcattccaAAGTTcaggttctcctcctcctcttcctcctcctcttcctcctcctcttcctcttcacctgATTACATGGCCGGAGCTTAATATGAATCTAGAAAacaggttattattattattattattattattattattattattaacgaGCTGATGTTCCAGTAATATTTTaatagagaggaggaagatagaAACTCAAAGTTTCTCTTCTCTCAAGTCGCTGAAGGTTGAACGTGAAATATTTGTGACTAAATATTCAAAAGTCGGATCAGATTTTGATTCAAAGGATTCGTGTTTGATGTTAAACATTCAGATATTTGATATTTAGTCTGAGGACAAacgaagaagaggatgaaggcTCAGGAAGACTGAGATCACATGGTCACAtggtcacatgatcacatgatcCAGTCAGCTGACGAGTTGATCGGTTCCTGAAAAGCACCTGAACTCTGAAGTGTTTGAAGGGATTTAAATGCTAAAGGTTCTATTTGTTCTTAGAGGGTCAGTcagtctggttctggttctacAAGGATCTTCAGTCCACTTGAACCTGGACCACCAGGATCCACCAGAGCGGATCCAGCTGATGGTCCTGCAGGTGTGTGCTTCTCTATATGAGGGTCACTGGTCCCAGTTCCACCAGTCTGGGAGTCTCATAAGTGCTGTGAGTCCTGATTGGCTGAAGGTTCCGGTCCGTGATGACGCCGCCCGGCGATCACACCTGGTTCTGTTCAAACGTGCTGTGACGTCTTTAGGAGGACGAGGTGACGCGTCCCGAGGTCGTCTCCCTCGGCGAATACTCTGCCTCCTCCTTGTTGGGGTGGGAGGAGTTATCCGACCTGCTGCGGCTGAACTCCGCCCCCATGATGGGCCCGCTGGACTTGGCGTTGGGCCGCAGGCAGGCGGTGCAGCAGAGCAGCGTCTTGAGGAATGCACGGCGCATCTCGTTGCTGGTCAGCGTGTAGATGAGCGGGTTCATGGCGGAGTTTAGGACGGCGAGCGCCAGGAACCACTCGGCCTTGTAGAGGATCGGGCAGCTCAGCGTCTCGCACGCGGCGTCCAGCAGCAGGAGGATGAAGAGCGGCGCCCAGCAGGCGATGAAGCAGCTCAGGACGATGATGACGGTCTTCAGCAGCGCCATGGACTTCTCCGAGCTCTTGATGTTGGCGCCGGCGCTGCCGCGGCCGTTGGTCACTTTGCGGAAGACGAGTTTGCGGCTGCGCGTGCGAACCAGCGCGTAGATGCGGGCGTAGAGCACCACAATGGCCATGAGGATGATGCTGAAGACTGTGGTGCAGAACAGGATGTAGGTCTTGTGGTAGAGCGGCAGCACCGTGGAGCAGCGCGTAACGCTGCGGATGCAGTTCCAGCCCATCACCGGCAGGCCGCCCAGCACCGCCGCCACCATCCACACAGCGCTGATGAGCAGGAAGACGCGGCACGTGTTTCCGTTGTTGTGCAGCTTCATCTGCAGCATGGTGAGGTGGCGCTCGATGGCGATGGCCAGCAGGCTGAAGACGGACGCCGCCAGAGCCACGAACATGCTGCCCTCCCGGATGAACCACTGCGTCGGAGTCAGCTTGTAGGTGTTGGCGCCGGACAGCAGGATGTTGGCGGTGTACACGACGCCGGCCAGCAGGTCCGACAGCGCCAGGTTCCCGATGAAGTAGTACATGGGCTTGTGGAACTTCTTGGTCCTCCAGATGGTGGTCAAGACCAGGATGTTCTCCAGGATGATGAAGCAGCACACGATGATGAAGACCACCGAGTCGGCCTTCAGGCCCGAGTCCTGCTGCGTCTTTCGGAACTTGCCGGTGTAGTTGTAGTGTTTGGCGATCAGGTCGGAGTAGTCGGGCTCAGCCATGGTCTGCAGGGGCAGCGGGGTCCAGCAGGGGTCCAGCAGGGGTCCAGCAGGGGTCCAGCAGGGGTCCAGGAGTCTAGCAGGGGTCAGGAGGGGTCCAGGAGTCCAGCAGGAGACCAGCAGGTGTCCAGGAATCCAGCAGAGGTCCAGGAGTCCAGCAGGAGTCCAGCAGGAGTCCAGCAGAGGTCCAGCAGAGGTCCAGGAGTCCAGCAGGAGTCCAGCAGGAGTCCAGCGGTagtccagcagagggcgctgtgGTCTCACGCTCAGTTCTTCATGTCAGGGAGATACCCTGAAGAGGAGCAGACCGAGTCCTGCTGCTGGAGGGGGTCATGATCCTGCAGAGAGGCGGATTCGGATCGTTAGTGAAAGAAAACCTGCTGAAGCTTCATCAACGTgatcaataaaataatgaatatgttataaatacaaacaaacaaatctaaaCAATCAACCGGAGAACTGGTCTGTGGATTTGATTCTTTTAGTGTCTTTAGAGGAAAAACTGCTCATGAACTCAAACCTCttgatctttaaaaaacatttcaaacggTTTGATTGTTACAGTAAACTGATCTCTGACCAGCTggttagaaaacaaacaaacaaacaaacaaacaaacaaacaaataacttgAAACTCGTTTTTATTCAGAAACGTTTCCTTTAAgagaattaaacaaaaaaccTGGAGCTCGTTTTTAAATCTTcatcttttaaaacataaagtcATTCAATGTCTACGTCACGTTTGTTTACGTAAAGAGATTCAGTTTAGTGACCAATCGATGACTGATTAGTTATTAACCTCATTAACCTCATTAACCTTTAAGTATCCTTTCTAAAAGAAACCATTCCGGTTTTTTCGacagcaaaatgaataaaggaCCGGACTTCATCctgtttatgatgatgatgattatgatgattattattatgatgatgatgattattattattattattatgatgattatgatgatgattattatgatgattatgatgatgatgattatcaACGTGATGATCGCATGAGTCCTTCTCCGTTAAACGCGTCCCGGTCAACTCAACGTTCGTTCTGAgattcaaactttatttcatttgattcaaacagaaaaaatcTTCAGTTTCTTtgaagtttaaagaaaaaaaaacgtttttaaatgaagatgaagagtTTTTACCTTCAGAGTCCAGAGGAAGAGTCCGAGAGAAGGACCGCAGCGAGActcactgaggaggaggaggagggagggggagggggaggggggagggggagggggaggagagggggagggggggggggggaggagggggaggggagggggaggagggggagggggggaggagggggggaggaggggaggggggaggagggaggaggggagggagggggggggggaggaggggaggaggggaggaggggaggagagggagaggggaggagggagggggaggaggggagggggggaggaggggaggggagggggggagggggaggggaggaggggagggggaggaggaggagggggaggaggaggaggagggaggggaggaggaggaggggggaggggaggggggagggaggagggaggagggggaggaggggaggagggaggggaggaggagggaggaggagggggggaggaggggaggggaggggagaggaggaggagaggaggggaggaggaggggagggagggaggaggggaggggaggggaggaggaggggggaggaggggaggggaggagggagggggaggaggaggagggaggaggagaggggaggagggggaggaggggaggagggaggaggagggaggaggaggagggggaggagtgagggaggagaggaggagggagagggaggaggagggggaggaggggaggaggagggggaggggggaggaggaggagagaggaggggaggagggagggggaggagaggagggagggaggggaggaggaggagggaggataggaatctgaggagggaggagggaggaggagggaggggatggagggaggagggaggggaggaggggggaggataggaggaggaggaataggaggagggggaggaggggggaggagggaggaggaggagggagggaggtaggaggagaggagg from Anoplopoma fimbria isolate UVic2021 breed Golden Eagle Sablefish chromosome 8, Afim_UVic_2022, whole genome shotgun sequence includes:
- the s1pr1 gene encoding sphingosine 1-phosphate receptor 1, with the protein product MAEPDYSDLIAKHYNYTGKFRKTQQDSGLKADSVVFIIVCCFIILENILVLTTIWRTKKFHKPMYYFIGNLALSDLLAGVVYTANILLSGANTYKLTPTQWFIREGSMFVALAASVFSLLAIAIERHLTMLQMKLHNNGNTCRVFLLISAVWMVAAVLGGLPVMGWNCIRSVTRCSTVLPLYHKTYILFCTTVFSIILMAIVVLYARIYALVRTRSRKLVFRKVTNGRGSAGANIKSSEKSMALLKTVIIVLSCFIACWAPLFILLLLDAACETLSCPILYKAEWFLALAVLNSAMNPLIYTLTSNEMRRAFLKTLLCCTACLRPNAKSSGPIMGAEFSRSRSDNSSHPNKEEAEYSPRETTSGRVTSSS